From Pseudarthrobacter equi, a single genomic window includes:
- a CDS encoding M20/M25/M40 family metallo-hydrolase produces the protein MPDVLPEDEVVRICQELIRIDTSNYGDGSGPGERAAAEYVAGLIEEVGLDAELFESEPGRANVVTRMAGEDPSASALVVHGHLDVVPALRDQWSVDPFGAELKDGLIWGRGAVDMKDMDAMILSVLRSFARTGTKPKRDIIFAFFADEEAGGALGARYAVENRPELFDGATEAISEVGGFSATIGGQRTYLLQTAEKGISWLRLVAHGRAGHGSQINTDNAVTRLAAAVTRIGEYKWPIELTPTTRQFLDGVTELTGVEFDAENPDLLLDQLGTVARFVGATLQNTTNPTLLKGGYKHNVIPESAEALIDCRTLPGQEQQVLEIVRELAGNGVDVSYVHNDVSLEVPFAGNLVDSMIDALHSEDPGAKVLPYTLSGGTDNKSLSRLGITGYGFAPLMLPDDLDFTGMFHGVDERVPADSLKFGARVLNTLLTNY, from the coding sequence ATGCCTGACGTCCTGCCCGAGGATGAAGTTGTCCGGATCTGCCAGGAACTCATCCGCATTGACACGTCCAACTACGGGGACGGCTCAGGCCCCGGCGAACGGGCGGCGGCTGAGTACGTTGCAGGGCTCATTGAAGAAGTCGGGCTGGATGCCGAACTTTTCGAATCCGAGCCGGGCCGGGCCAACGTGGTCACGCGGATGGCCGGCGAAGACCCGTCGGCCAGCGCCCTCGTGGTCCACGGCCACCTCGACGTGGTGCCCGCCCTGCGCGACCAGTGGTCCGTGGACCCATTTGGCGCCGAACTGAAGGACGGGTTGATCTGGGGCCGCGGCGCCGTCGACATGAAGGACATGGACGCCATGATCCTTTCGGTCCTGCGCAGTTTTGCCCGCACAGGCACCAAGCCCAAGCGGGACATTATCTTCGCCTTCTTTGCGGACGAGGAGGCCGGCGGCGCACTGGGCGCACGGTACGCCGTGGAGAACCGCCCGGAACTTTTCGACGGCGCCACGGAGGCCATCTCCGAAGTGGGCGGGTTCTCGGCAACCATCGGTGGCCAGCGGACCTACCTCCTGCAGACTGCCGAAAAGGGAATCTCCTGGCTCCGGCTCGTTGCCCACGGCAGGGCAGGGCACGGTTCGCAGATCAACACGGACAACGCAGTGACCCGCCTGGCCGCCGCGGTAACCCGGATCGGCGAATACAAGTGGCCCATCGAGCTGACGCCAACCACGCGCCAGTTCCTCGACGGGGTCACCGAACTCACCGGCGTCGAGTTCGACGCCGAGAATCCGGACCTGCTCCTGGACCAGTTGGGCACTGTGGCGCGCTTCGTGGGGGCGACCCTCCAGAACACCACCAACCCCACGCTCCTCAAGGGCGGCTACAAGCACAACGTCATCCCGGAGTCCGCCGAGGCCCTCATTGACTGCCGGACCCTCCCGGGCCAGGAGCAGCAGGTCCTGGAAATCGTCCGCGAACTTGCGGGCAACGGCGTGGACGTCAGCTACGTCCACAACGACGTGTCCCTGGAAGTCCCGTTCGCGGGCAACCTCGTGGACTCCATGATCGATGCACTCCACTCGGAGGATCCGGGAGCGAAGGTCCTGCCCTACACGCTTTCCGGCGGCACCGACAACAAGTCCCTCAGCCGGCTCGGCATCACCGGCTACGGCTTTGCGCCCCTGATGCTTCCGGACGACCTCGATTTCACCGGCATGTTCCACGGCGTCGACGAACGCGTTCCCGCCGATTCGCTGAAGTTCGGTGCCCGCGTCCTGAACACCCTTCTCACCAATTACTGA
- a CDS encoding acyl-CoA dehydrogenase family protein yields the protein MTPGDVLPEPLLEKIRGRAADYDRNNGFFHEDLRDLAEAGYLKLFVPADDGGLGLGLAAAAQCQRRLATAAPATALAINMHLVWTGVAHVLKARGDNSLDIVLDEAAQGEVFAFGNSEAGNDSVLFDSRTVAAPLPGGGYSFTGTKIFTSLSPSWTRLGIFGKDAAARDGAGELVHGFITRQAEGYRILDDWDTLGMRASQSATTVLDGVEVPAERIFRKLPVGPNADPLIFAIFACFETLLAAVYTGLGERALTLGVENAKRRTSFKNGGRSYAQDPDIRWKVADAAMAMDNLYPQLASVTADVDALAEHGAQWFPKLVGLKVNATETARRVVDLAIRVSGGSSYFRGSELERLYRDVLAGMFHPSDDESAHNTVANAWLGPLDG from the coding sequence ATGACCCCCGGGGACGTGCTGCCGGAACCGCTCCTGGAGAAGATCCGCGGGCGGGCCGCGGACTATGACAGGAACAACGGTTTCTTCCACGAGGACCTGCGGGACCTCGCGGAGGCCGGGTACCTCAAGCTCTTCGTGCCTGCGGACGACGGCGGCCTGGGCCTTGGCCTCGCTGCGGCGGCGCAGTGCCAGCGCAGGCTGGCAACGGCAGCGCCGGCCACCGCCCTTGCCATAAATATGCACCTGGTGTGGACCGGCGTCGCGCACGTCCTGAAAGCCCGCGGCGACAACTCCCTGGATATCGTCCTGGACGAGGCAGCCCAGGGCGAGGTCTTCGCGTTTGGAAACTCCGAGGCGGGCAATGACTCGGTGCTGTTCGATTCCCGGACCGTGGCGGCTCCGTTGCCCGGCGGGGGTTACTCGTTCACCGGCACCAAGATTTTCACCAGCCTTTCGCCCTCCTGGACACGGCTGGGGATCTTCGGCAAGGACGCAGCGGCAAGGGACGGCGCGGGGGAGCTGGTCCACGGCTTCATCACCCGCCAGGCGGAGGGGTACCGCATCCTTGACGATTGGGACACGCTGGGCATGCGGGCCAGCCAGTCCGCCACCACCGTCCTGGACGGTGTGGAAGTCCCGGCGGAGCGGATCTTCCGGAAGCTGCCTGTTGGCCCCAACGCCGACCCGCTCATCTTCGCCATCTTCGCCTGCTTCGAGACGTTGCTGGCAGCCGTCTACACCGGCTTGGGGGAGCGGGCGCTGACCCTGGGCGTGGAAAACGCCAAACGCCGCACGTCATTCAAGAACGGCGGCCGCAGCTACGCGCAGGATCCGGACATCCGCTGGAAGGTGGCGGACGCCGCCATGGCGATGGACAACCTGTATCCGCAGCTGGCATCCGTCACGGCGGATGTTGATGCGCTGGCCGAGCACGGAGCGCAGTGGTTCCCGAAGCTGGTGGGGCTGAAGGTGAACGCCACGGAAACCGCCCGGCGCGTCGTGGACCTGGCCATCAGGGTCAGCGGCGGGTCCAGCTACTTCCGCGGGTCCGAGCTGGAGCGGCTCTACCGCGATGTGCTGGCCGGGATGTTCCATCCGTCCGACGACGAATCCGCCCACAACACCGTGGCCAACGCCTGGTTGGGTCCGCTGGACGGCTAA
- a CDS encoding DUF5703 family protein, translating into MKEQFLTSSVQRERDYLRQYEYLVLTVSPNESLPEARRRLVEHSEYGKWELERSKLYMGGGRRFWLRRRVMQVQRTV; encoded by the coding sequence ATGAAGGAACAATTTCTCACCAGCTCGGTCCAGCGGGAACGGGACTATTTGAGGCAGTACGAATACCTCGTGCTGACCGTAAGTCCGAACGAGTCCCTGCCTGAGGCGCGCCGCCGCCTGGTGGAACACTCCGAATACGGCAAGTGGGAACTGGAGCGCAGCAAGCTGTACATGGGCGGTGGCCGGCGCTTCTGGCTCCGCCGCCGGGTCATGCAGGTCCAGAGGACCGTCTAG
- a CDS encoding aldo/keto reductase, with translation MQQRYVGNSGLRVSALSLGTMTWGGETDEQDASELLRTFLNSGGRHVDTAASYAEGRSEAMLGSLLGDVVSRTGLTISTKAGMTTPDGRRGIDTSRNAMLTGLDASLARLGTDYVDIWFAEAWDGNVPLEETLSALEFAVRSGRARYAGISNYTGWQAAKAAVLAGFPLVAAQAEYSFLHRGPEAELIPAVEDAGMGLMACAPLGRGVLTGKYRGSIPSGSRGASATGSASVEQYLAERPSRTVEAVCTAAKGLGRTPQDVALGWLLAQHGVATAVVGPRTPVQLKEILEAQLSPLPPEIARALEDVSAAS, from the coding sequence ATGCAGCAGCGTTACGTCGGCAACAGTGGATTGCGGGTTTCAGCCTTATCGCTCGGCACCATGACGTGGGGCGGGGAAACCGACGAACAGGACGCCTCGGAGTTGCTGCGGACCTTCCTGAATTCCGGCGGCCGGCACGTGGACACGGCGGCATCGTATGCCGAGGGCCGGTCCGAGGCGATGCTGGGCTCCCTGCTGGGCGACGTCGTCTCCCGCACCGGGCTGACCATTTCCACGAAGGCGGGAATGACGACGCCGGACGGTCGGCGCGGGATCGACACGTCCAGGAATGCGATGCTCACCGGCCTTGACGCAAGCCTCGCGAGGTTGGGCACCGACTACGTGGACATCTGGTTCGCCGAGGCCTGGGACGGCAACGTTCCGCTGGAGGAGACCCTCTCCGCCCTGGAGTTTGCTGTCCGCAGCGGCCGCGCCCGGTATGCCGGCATCTCGAATTACACCGGATGGCAGGCGGCGAAGGCAGCGGTCCTGGCCGGCTTCCCCCTCGTGGCGGCGCAGGCCGAATACTCCTTTCTGCACCGCGGTCCCGAGGCAGAACTCATACCGGCCGTGGAGGACGCAGGCATGGGCCTGATGGCCTGCGCACCCCTTGGCCGGGGCGTACTCACAGGGAAATACCGGGGCAGCATTCCGTCTGGTTCACGCGGCGCGTCCGCAACAGGGTCCGCGTCCGTCGAGCAGTACCTGGCGGAAAGGCCGTCGCGCACAGTGGAGGCAGTATGCACGGCAGCGAAGGGCCTGGGCCGGACGCCGCAGGACGTGGCGCTGGGCTGGCTGCTGGCGCAACACGGAGTTGCCACCGCGGTGGTGGGTCCCCGGACGCCCGTCCAGCTCAAGGAAATCCTCGAAGCCCAACTGTCTCCGTTACCGCCCGAGATTGCGCGGGCACTGGAAGACGTGTCCGCCGCGTCATAA
- a CDS encoding undecaprenyl-diphosphate phosphatase: MNWFEAALLGLVQGLTEFLPISSSAHLRIVGQFLPNAEDPGAAFTAITQLGTETAVVVYFWRDIVRIVKAWAGSLAGRVSRQDPDARMGWLVILGSLPIIVLGLLFQDQIESVLRSMWIVATMLIVFGLILAVADAVGKQERDLTQLTYKHGILYGFAQAMALIPGVSRSGGTITAGLLMGYTREAAARYSFLLAIPAVFGSGLYQLYKVVSKDGITGPYGLPETALATVIALVVGYVIIGWFLKFVSTRSYRLFVWYRIFLGLALYLLLGFGVISA; the protein is encoded by the coding sequence GTGAACTGGTTTGAGGCGGCCCTGCTGGGCCTTGTGCAGGGACTGACCGAATTTCTACCGATTTCATCAAGCGCGCACCTGCGGATCGTGGGGCAGTTCCTGCCCAACGCGGAAGACCCCGGGGCAGCATTCACGGCCATCACCCAGCTGGGCACTGAAACGGCCGTCGTTGTCTATTTCTGGCGGGACATTGTCCGCATCGTTAAGGCGTGGGCGGGTTCGTTGGCCGGAAGGGTGTCCCGGCAGGACCCGGATGCCCGGATGGGATGGCTGGTCATCCTTGGCAGCCTTCCCATCATCGTCCTCGGGCTGCTGTTCCAGGACCAGATCGAATCGGTGCTGCGCAGCATGTGGATCGTGGCCACCATGCTGATCGTCTTCGGCCTGATCCTCGCCGTGGCCGACGCCGTGGGAAAGCAGGAGAGGGACCTCACCCAGCTGACCTACAAGCACGGCATCCTCTACGGATTTGCCCAGGCGATGGCCCTCATTCCCGGTGTTTCCCGCTCCGGCGGCACCATTACCGCCGGCCTCCTCATGGGCTACACCCGCGAAGCGGCCGCCCGGTACTCCTTCCTCCTGGCCATCCCCGCTGTCTTTGGCAGCGGCCTGTACCAGCTCTACAAGGTGGTATCCAAGGACGGCATCACGGGCCCCTACGGATTGCCCGAGACGGCGTTGGCCACCGTCATCGCTCTCGTGGTGGGCTACGTCATCATTGGCTGGTTCCTGAAGTTCGTCTCCACGCGCAGTTACCGGCTGTTCGTCTGGTACCGGATCTTCCTGGGCCTGGCCCTGTACCTGCTGCTCGGTTTCGGCGTCATCAGCGCCTAG
- the mshC gene encoding cysteine--1-D-myo-inosityl 2-amino-2-deoxy-alpha-D-glucopyranoside ligase: MKSWTSRPVPTLPGTMPAIRLFDTAAGHEVVLESGDRPSMYVCGITPYDATHMGHAASYVAFDLLNRAWRDAGKDVDYVQNVTDVDDPLLERATATNVDWRELAQSQIDLFQTDMEALNVLSPDHYVGAVESISLIVPEVERLVSQGLAYTVPGTNGEPDGDVYYDVEAAGKQSVAPDAWSLGSISGLSESEMLELFAERGGDPGRSGKRQALDPLLWRVARDGEPSWPGASLGDGRPGWHIECTVIAQKYLPAPFTVQGGGSDLIFPHHEMGAGHAYSLAGVPLAKHYAHAGMVGLDGEKMSKSKGNLVLVSKLRAAGEEPAAIRLAILAHHYRSDWSWTDEGFAAAKADLASWRHALDHAPQGSAAPLVEEMRAALAADLDAPAAVAAVSRWARQANDGGAPASASDQALVRDAVNALLGVQL; encoded by the coding sequence GTGAAATCCTGGACTTCCCGCCCCGTTCCAACCCTGCCCGGCACCATGCCTGCCATCCGCTTGTTCGACACCGCAGCAGGCCACGAGGTGGTACTGGAGTCCGGGGACCGGCCTTCGATGTACGTCTGCGGCATCACCCCGTATGACGCCACCCATATGGGCCATGCGGCCAGCTATGTCGCCTTCGACCTGCTGAACCGCGCCTGGCGGGACGCCGGCAAGGACGTGGACTATGTCCAGAATGTTACGGACGTCGATGATCCGCTCCTGGAACGCGCAACGGCCACCAACGTGGACTGGCGTGAACTCGCGCAGAGCCAAATCGATCTGTTCCAGACCGACATGGAAGCACTGAACGTCCTCTCACCTGACCACTACGTGGGAGCGGTGGAATCCATCAGCCTCATCGTGCCGGAGGTGGAACGGCTGGTCAGCCAGGGCCTCGCTTACACAGTTCCGGGAACCAACGGCGAGCCTGACGGAGACGTCTATTACGACGTCGAAGCGGCCGGAAAGCAGTCCGTCGCCCCCGATGCGTGGAGCCTTGGTTCCATCTCGGGACTGTCCGAAAGCGAAATGCTGGAACTCTTTGCCGAACGTGGCGGGGACCCCGGCCGGTCCGGCAAGCGACAGGCGCTGGATCCCTTGCTTTGGCGGGTGGCGCGGGACGGCGAACCCAGCTGGCCGGGCGCCAGCCTCGGCGACGGCCGCCCCGGGTGGCACATCGAGTGCACCGTGATTGCGCAGAAGTACCTGCCCGCACCTTTCACCGTCCAGGGCGGCGGCTCGGACCTGATCTTTCCCCACCATGAGATGGGTGCCGGTCACGCTTATTCGCTGGCCGGGGTACCCCTGGCCAAGCACTACGCGCACGCCGGCATGGTGGGCCTGGATGGCGAAAAGATGAGCAAGTCCAAGGGCAACCTGGTCCTCGTCTCCAAACTTCGTGCAGCAGGGGAGGAACCCGCTGCCATCCGCCTGGCGATCCTGGCCCACCATTACCGGTCGGACTGGTCCTGGACGGACGAGGGATTCGCCGCAGCCAAGGCAGACCTGGCCTCCTGGCGCCACGCACTGGATCACGCCCCGCAGGGGTCCGCGGCCCCCTTGGTGGAAGAGATGCGGGCAGCCTTGGCGGCCGACCTGGACGCCCCCGCGGCCGTCGCGGCGGTGTCGCGCTGGGCACGGCAGGCGAACGACGGCGGCGCTCCGGCCAGCGCCTCAGACCAGGCTTTGGTGAGGGACGCCGTCAACGCCCTCCTCGGGGTTCAGCTCTAG
- a CDS encoding PAC2 family protein encodes MNSFEGDTADTGAGPERERFLQPVAGGQRVTVMLAAFEGWNDAGEAASDSLRYLNKLWGGKKVASIDADEYYDFQFTRPTVRRNSAGERKIKWPSTRIYKASAPNSNVDVIFVQGTEPSYKWRAYTAELLVHAEALNVDYVVLVGALLADVPHSRPIPVSTSSDDAPLRERMNLEASQYEGPVGIVGVLSEVALLAGLPTVSLWAAVPHYVAQAPSPKAQLALLHRIEELLQVPLDTHELAEEADAWERGVDELATEDPEIAAYVRQLEEAKDTADLPEATGESIAREFERYLKRRGQDRP; translated from the coding sequence ATGAATAGCTTCGAGGGAGACACCGCCGATACGGGTGCCGGACCCGAGCGGGAACGGTTCCTGCAGCCAGTTGCCGGGGGGCAGCGAGTCACGGTGATGCTGGCCGCCTTTGAAGGCTGGAACGACGCCGGGGAGGCCGCAAGCGACTCGCTGCGGTACCTCAACAAGCTGTGGGGCGGCAAAAAGGTTGCGTCCATCGACGCCGACGAATATTACGACTTCCAGTTCACCCGGCCCACGGTGCGCAGGAACTCGGCAGGGGAACGGAAGATCAAATGGCCTTCCACCCGTATCTATAAAGCCAGTGCGCCCAATTCCAACGTGGACGTCATCTTTGTCCAGGGCACCGAGCCGTCCTACAAGTGGCGGGCCTACACGGCTGAGCTGCTGGTGCACGCCGAAGCCCTGAACGTGGACTACGTGGTGCTGGTGGGGGCGTTGCTGGCCGACGTGCCACACAGCAGGCCCATACCGGTGAGCACGTCGTCGGATGACGCACCGCTGCGGGAGCGCATGAACCTGGAAGCGTCGCAGTATGAAGGGCCTGTCGGCATCGTCGGCGTCCTGTCGGAAGTGGCACTGCTGGCCGGGCTTCCCACGGTGTCGCTGTGGGCCGCCGTCCCGCACTATGTGGCGCAGGCGCCATCCCCCAAAGCCCAGCTGGCACTCCTGCACCGCATCGAGGAACTGCTCCAGGTGCCGCTGGACACCCACGAACTGGCCGAGGAAGCGGACGCCTGGGAGCGCGGCGTGGACGAACTGGCCACCGAGGACCCGGAGATCGCGGCGTACGTCCGCCAGCTGGAAGAGGCCAAGGACACGGCCGACCTTCCGGAGGCCACCGGCGAATCCATCGCCAGGGAATTCGAGCGTTACCTTAAACGGCGGGGCCAGGACAGACCCTGA
- a CDS encoding HAD family hydrolase: protein MQLPGPESPLKAVLWDMDGTIVDTEPYWIAAEHALVEAHGGTWSHEQAMQLVGQSLTFSAGLLQKAGVALSIRDIIDHLTAEVVSSVRQEVPWRPGARELLEDLHLAGVRCALVTMSEGPLARQVVDSLPRPYFEFLVTGDSVSRGKPHPEAYLTAVERLQETDPHLHLGHCVALEDSAPGVAAAVASGVTTVAIPHIVPLPEHSHYTLWDTLAGRSRTDLEELLAAADKANPAAGPATAVGTTP from the coding sequence ATGCAACTTCCAGGCCCCGAATCACCGCTCAAAGCCGTCCTCTGGGACATGGACGGAACCATCGTGGACACGGAGCCATACTGGATTGCCGCCGAACACGCGCTGGTTGAAGCCCACGGCGGCACCTGGTCCCACGAACAGGCCATGCAACTGGTGGGGCAGTCCCTGACCTTCTCCGCCGGACTCCTGCAGAAGGCCGGCGTTGCCCTCAGCATCCGGGACATCATCGACCACCTCACCGCCGAGGTAGTCAGCAGCGTGCGTCAAGAGGTGCCGTGGCGCCCCGGGGCCCGCGAACTCCTCGAAGACCTCCACCTCGCCGGTGTCCGGTGTGCCCTGGTGACCATGTCCGAAGGTCCGCTGGCCCGCCAGGTGGTGGACAGCCTTCCCCGCCCCTATTTCGAGTTCCTCGTCACCGGCGATTCCGTCAGCCGCGGCAAGCCACACCCGGAGGCGTACCTGACCGCCGTCGAACGGCTTCAGGAGACGGACCCGCACCTGCACCTTGGACACTGCGTGGCGCTGGAGGACTCGGCGCCCGGCGTGGCCGCGGCCGTTGCGTCAGGGGTCACCACAGTGGCCATTCCGCACATCGTCCCGTTGCCCGAGCACTCCCACTACACGCTGTGGGACACGCTGGCCGGACGTTCCCGCACAGACCTCGAGGAACTCCTCGCCGCCGCGGACAAGGCAAACCCTGCTGCCGGGCCGGCAACCGCCGTCGGGACCACACCGTGA
- a CDS encoding site-2 protease family protein has product MREPATPEAAAPGRREGIPLGRIAGVPVVLAYSWFIIAAFTVIVYGPVLQRNYPHLGTGAFIVAFGYSVLLLISVLVHELAHALSARVYGWPTQKIVLNLWGGHTQFESFTASPGRSVIVALAGPGVNFVLAGAGWLLLPYPPPDSAVGILNNIFMWANFLIGAFNVLPGLPLDGGRLVESAVWKATGSQAKGTVAAGWAGRIIVVALVAWFIFRPMLAGSDPDFMMVIITVLVCSFLWMGASASIQQGTLRARLPLVTAAGLSTPAMAVPATASVRDLLGFGAAAHKSVVVCGPDGRPQGVVDPAALASVPEAAAGSTPVTAVAFALAPGAYVPEWSKGQELIQFLAQVEGKHYAVVDHNGAVTGLLTQDAVLAAITGKNRRTRQA; this is encoded by the coding sequence ATGCGGGAACCGGCAACCCCGGAAGCTGCGGCACCGGGCCGCCGTGAAGGGATTCCCCTGGGCCGGATCGCCGGTGTGCCGGTGGTCCTTGCATACTCGTGGTTCATCATCGCCGCGTTCACAGTCATTGTGTACGGGCCGGTGCTGCAACGGAATTACCCACATCTTGGGACCGGTGCCTTCATTGTCGCTTTCGGCTATTCGGTCCTTCTGCTCATTTCGGTCCTGGTGCACGAACTGGCCCACGCGCTCAGCGCCAGAGTCTACGGCTGGCCGACACAGAAGATCGTGCTCAACCTGTGGGGCGGACATACGCAGTTCGAGAGCTTTACTGCTTCCCCTGGACGTTCCGTAATAGTTGCCCTGGCCGGACCGGGGGTCAACTTCGTCCTTGCAGGAGCTGGCTGGCTACTTCTTCCGTACCCGCCGCCGGACAGTGCGGTTGGAATCCTCAACAACATCTTCATGTGGGCTAATTTCCTCATCGGCGCTTTCAACGTCCTCCCCGGTCTCCCGCTCGATGGCGGCCGCCTGGTCGAGTCAGCCGTATGGAAAGCGACCGGCAGCCAGGCGAAGGGCACGGTGGCCGCAGGCTGGGCGGGCCGCATCATCGTCGTGGCGCTGGTGGCCTGGTTCATTTTCCGGCCCATGTTAGCCGGGAGCGATCCGGACTTCATGATGGTGATAATCACGGTCCTGGTGTGCAGCTTCCTGTGGATGGGAGCCTCGGCGTCAATCCAGCAAGGCACCCTCCGGGCGCGCCTGCCGCTGGTAACTGCCGCGGGACTTTCCACGCCGGCCATGGCTGTGCCCGCCACGGCTTCTGTCCGGGACCTCCTGGGCTTCGGCGCGGCGGCCCACAAGTCGGTGGTTGTCTGCGGCCCCGACGGCCGGCCGCAGGGCGTTGTTGATCCGGCCGCCCTGGCCTCTGTTCCCGAAGCAGCGGCAGGATCCACTCCCGTCACCGCCGTCGCCTTTGCGCTGGCCCCCGGCGCCTACGTCCCGGAATGGTCGAAGGGGCAGGAACTCATCCAGTTCCTCGCCCAGGTTGAGGGCAAGCACTACGCCGTGGTTGACCACAACGGGGCGGTGACCGGACTGCTGACGCAGGACGCCGTCCTCGCCGCCATTACGGGGAAGAACCGCCGCACCCGCCAGGCCTAG
- a CDS encoding tRNA (adenine-N1)-methyltransferase: MSSETAVNDATAAAGAGGAASGSQPVGAARRRGPFREGERVQLTDERGRMNTVTLERGGAFHTHRGFLNHDEIIGKMDGSVVVNNVGQQYQTLRPLLSDFVLSMPRGAAVVYPKDAGQIVTMADIFPGARVVEAGVGSGALSISLLRAVGDQGYLHSFERREEFADIARGNVETIFGGPHPAWQISLGDFQEEVVRSEAPGSVDRVVLDMLAPWECLDAVATVLAPGGVWINYVATVTQLSRTAEAIRADGRFTEPDAWESMVRGWHLEGLAVRPDHRMVAHTGFLLVTRRLADGVTGISVKRRPSKTEFNEEDVNAWTPGAVGERAVSDKKLRRAARDAIAGTNIKDTPEVTN, from the coding sequence ATGAGCAGCGAAACTGCCGTCAACGACGCCACAGCAGCAGCCGGGGCCGGTGGCGCAGCCAGCGGTTCACAGCCGGTCGGAGCCGCACGGCGCCGCGGACCCTTCCGTGAAGGCGAACGCGTCCAGCTGACCGACGAGCGGGGCCGGATGAACACCGTCACCCTTGAACGCGGCGGGGCCTTCCACACCCACAGGGGCTTCCTGAACCACGACGAGATCATCGGCAAAATGGACGGCTCCGTTGTGGTGAACAACGTTGGCCAGCAGTACCAGACGCTCCGCCCGCTGCTCTCGGACTTCGTCCTGTCGATGCCGCGCGGCGCCGCCGTCGTCTACCCCAAGGACGCCGGGCAGATCGTCACCATGGCAGACATCTTCCCCGGCGCGCGCGTCGTTGAAGCAGGCGTCGGCTCCGGCGCCCTGTCCATCTCCCTGCTCCGCGCCGTAGGGGACCAGGGCTACCTGCACTCCTTCGAACGCCGGGAAGAGTTCGCGGACATCGCCCGCGGCAACGTGGAAACAATCTTCGGCGGCCCGCACCCGGCCTGGCAGATCTCCCTGGGCGACTTCCAGGAAGAGGTGGTCCGCAGCGAAGCCCCCGGCTCCGTGGACCGCGTGGTCCTGGACATGCTGGCACCCTGGGAATGCCTCGACGCCGTTGCCACCGTGCTGGCCCCCGGCGGCGTCTGGATCAACTACGTCGCCACCGTCACCCAGTTGTCCCGCACCGCTGAAGCCATCCGCGCGGACGGCCGGTTCACCGAACCGGACGCCTGGGAATCAATGGTCCGTGGCTGGCACCTCGAAGGCCTCGCCGTACGCCCGGACCACCGCATGGTGGCCCATACCGGGTTCCTGCTGGTCACCCGGCGGCTCGCCGACGGCGTCACCGGCATCTCCGTCAAGCGCCGGCCCTCGAAAACCGAGTTCAACGAAGAAGACGTCAACGCCTGGACCCCCGGTGCCGTGGGGGAGCGGGCCGTGTCGGACAAGAAACTTCGCCGCGCCGCCCGCGATGCGATTGCCGGGACCAACATCAAGGACACCCCCGAGGTCACGAACTAG